One Burkholderia pyrrocinia DNA segment encodes these proteins:
- a CDS encoding urea carboxylase-associated family protein: MSNYPAAYQVTKGSVLNVDRSFYAAIAQRQDARQRIESHVVPIRSGFAWTVPAGHVFRIVTLEGPQVADFNMWNLHNPRERMWASRTRQLQAAHVTTFDRLWSTLPYLRPMVTITDDTLAGYGVDGDGGRVHDLLGTRCDPYVNKLLTGEDFHFHCHSNLVRAVAPYGLTEFDVHDVLNVFQCTGLNDDDKYFMKACPAQAGDYLEFFAEIDLLCAMSTCPGGDLSVPMWGPGARDPIDVCRPLGVDVYRLDPSLLDGWSSPPVAPYKGLHGMQPPQADWQHGKTV, encoded by the coding sequence ATGTCGAACTATCCCGCTGCTTATCAGGTCACCAAGGGCTCCGTCCTGAACGTTGACCGGTCCTTTTACGCCGCGATCGCGCAACGCCAGGACGCGCGGCAACGCATCGAATCGCACGTCGTGCCGATCCGCAGCGGCTTCGCGTGGACGGTACCTGCCGGTCACGTATTCCGCATCGTCACGCTGGAAGGGCCGCAGGTCGCCGACTTCAACATGTGGAACCTGCACAATCCGCGCGAGCGCATGTGGGCATCGCGCACGCGCCAGCTGCAGGCGGCGCACGTGACGACGTTCGACCGCCTCTGGTCGACGCTGCCCTACCTGCGCCCAATGGTCACGATCACCGACGACACGCTTGCCGGCTATGGCGTCGACGGCGACGGCGGTCGCGTGCACGACCTGCTCGGCACGCGCTGCGATCCGTACGTCAACAAGTTGCTGACCGGCGAGGATTTCCATTTCCACTGCCACTCGAATCTCGTGCGTGCGGTCGCACCGTACGGGCTGACGGAATTCGACGTCCACGACGTGCTGAACGTGTTCCAGTGCACCGGCCTGAACGACGACGACAAGTACTTCATGAAGGCCTGTCCCGCGCAGGCGGGCGACTATCTCGAGTTCTTCGCCGAGATCGATCTGCTGTGCGCGATGTCCACGTGTCCGGGCGGCGACCTGTCGGTGCCGATGTGGGGCCCCGGCGCGCGCGACCCGATCGACGTGTGCCGGCCGCTCGGCGTCGACGTGTACAGGCTCGACCCGAGCCTGCTCGACGGCTGGTCGTCGCCGCCCGTCGCGCCGTACAAGGGCCTGCACGGGATGCAGCCGCCGCAGGCAGACTGGCAGCACGGCAAGACCGTGTGA
- a CDS encoding GntR family transcriptional regulator, with translation MASEKARGQSVADRISHQLREHIISGKLPPGTALIEMDLAAEYDTSRNSLREVLHQLGREGLVTFVRHKGVVVRTLNRQDVRDLYVARRTLELHALNTAELAQPALLEKMQAAIRAAERELDKENWQAVGTHSLRFHQHIVALQKSALLDEFFRTISAQLRLVFASDPDEKRVQTADWIQREYRIYELLTQNRRGEAVTALARYLDDSERMLLDAIRRSQREAA, from the coding sequence ATGGCAAGCGAAAAAGCGCGAGGACAATCGGTCGCCGACCGGATCAGCCATCAACTGCGCGAACACATCATCAGCGGCAAGCTGCCGCCCGGCACCGCGCTGATCGAGATGGACCTCGCGGCCGAATACGATACGTCGCGCAACTCGCTTCGCGAAGTCCTGCACCAGCTCGGCCGCGAAGGGCTCGTCACGTTCGTGCGGCACAAGGGCGTCGTCGTACGCACGCTCAATCGCCAGGACGTGCGCGATCTCTATGTCGCGCGCCGCACGCTCGAACTGCATGCGCTGAATACGGCCGAACTCGCACAGCCGGCGCTGCTCGAGAAAATGCAGGCGGCCATCCGCGCCGCCGAGCGCGAACTCGACAAGGAGAACTGGCAGGCGGTCGGCACGCACAGCCTGCGGTTTCACCAGCATATCGTCGCCCTGCAGAAGTCGGCGCTGCTCGACGAATTCTTCCGGACCATCTCGGCGCAGCTGCGCCTCGTATTCGCGTCCGATCCCGACGAAAAGCGCGTGCAGACGGCCGACTGGATCCAGCGCGAATACCGGATCTATGAACTGCTCACGCAGAACCGTCGCGGCGAAGCCGTCACCGCGCTCGCACGCTATCTCGACGATTCCGAGCGGATGCTGCTCGACGCGATCAGGCG